Part of the Sulfuriflexus mobilis genome is shown below.
GCCTTGTACAGCTTCCGCATGTTCTTCCTCGTCTTCCATGGTAAAGAACGCATGGATGAACATACCCGCGAGCACCTGCATGAAACCCCGGCCGTGGTCACCGTGCCGTTGATCCTGCTGGCGATCCCTTCAGTGATTGCCGGTTATGTGATCGGTGACGTGGTCTTCGGTGATTACTTCGGCAAGGCCATCTATGTCGCGGCCGAGCACGATGTCTTGGCCAGGCTCGGTGACGACTATCACGGCGTCTGGGGTTTTGTCTGGCATGGTATGCAGGGCCCGGCGTTCTTATTAGCGATGGCGGGGCTATTCAGTGCCTGGTTCATCTATATGAAGCGCCCGCAGATTGCCGATATGGCGGAGCAGAAGTTGTCGCTCCTGCACAAGCTGCTTGAGCGCAAGTACTTCATGGACGACCTGTATATCAACATCTTTGCCGCGGGTGGTCGTTCTACCGGCAAGGCCTTCTGGAAGTTTGGTGATGTGAAGATCATCGATGGCCTGCTGGTTAACGGCAGTGCCGCCGCCATCGGCTGGTTTGCCTCCGTGGCCCGTCGTGTCCAGACCGGTTATCTGTATCACTATGCCTTTGCCATGATTGTGGGCCTGCTGCTGCTCATCAGCTGGGTATTGATAGGGGCCTTAGGAAAATAACGCATGTTTACTGATTTACCATTACTCAGCCTGGTTATCTGGGTGCCGATTCTCGGTGGCCTGTTTGTTCTGGCCGTCGGCGACAAAGACCCATGGGGGGCACGTCCGGTCGCCTTGATCGTGTCGTTGCTGACCTTCCTGCTCAGTATCCCGCTTTACACGGGTTTTGATACCACCACCGCCTCGATGCAGTTTGTCGAGCAGGCACCGTGGATTGAGACCTTTGGTATTCAGTACTACCTCGGTGTCGATGGCATCTCCATGCCGTTGATCCTGTTGACCACCTTCATCATGATCCTGGTCGTGCTGGCCGGCTGGCAGGTGATCCAGAAACGTGTGGCACAGTACATGGCCGCCTTCCTGATCATGGAAGGTCTAATGAACGGTGTGTTTGCCGCGCTCGACGCCATTCTCTTCTATGTATTCTGGGAAGGTATGCTTATACCGATGTTCCTGATCATCGGGATCTGGGGTGGGGCACGGCGTGTTTATGCAACCATCAAGTTCTTCCTCTATACCTTCCTTGGTTCGGTGTTGATGCTGGTCGCACTCATTTATATGTATTACCAGACCAACAGCTTCGATATCCTTGCCTTCCACGACCTGAAGCTGGGTATGCCGGAACAGGTGCTGATCTTTCTCGCCTTCCTCACCGCCTTCGCGGTGAAGGTGCCGATGTGGCCGGTGCACACCTGGTTGCCGGACGCGCATGTTGAGGCACCTACGGGCGGTTCGGTGGTGCTGGCGGCGATCATGCTCAAGGTCGGTGGTTACGGTTTCCTGCGTTTTAGTCTGCCGATCGCCCCGGATGCCAGCCATAGCCTGGACTGGTTGATCATCGGCATGTCGCTGATTGCCGTGGTCTACATTGGCTTTGTGGCCCTGGTGCAGCGTGACATGAAAAAGCTCATTGCCTACTCCTCAATTGCCCACATGGGCTTTGTGACGCTCGGCTTATTCCTGTCCTTCAGCATCTTCGAGGCCACCGGTAGTTACAGTGGGGCCGCGCTGGGTATGGAAGGCGCCATGATCCAGATGATCTCGCACGGCTTCATCTCCGGCGCGATGTTCCTCTGTGTTGGTGTCATGTACGACCGCATGCACAGCCGCGAGATCGCCGATTACGGCGGTGTCATCAACACCATGCCAAAGTTCGGTGCCTTCATGGTGCTGTTCGCGATGGCCAATGCCGGTTTGCCGGGGACCTCGGGTTTTGTCGGTGAGTTCATGGTCATCCTCGCCAGCTTCAAGGCCAGCTTCTGGATTGCCTTCCTCGCGGGCACCACCCTGATTCTTGGCGCGGCCTATACCTTGTGGATGGTCAAGCGCGTCATCTTTGGCAAGGTCGCCAATGATAAGGTCGCCGCCTTAACGGATATCAATAACCGTGAATTCCTGATCCTGGGCGTACTGGCAATTGCCGTACTGTTGTTCGGCGTCTGGCCCAATCCGCTGGTTGAGGTAATGCACGTAACTATAGACAACCTGCTGCAGCATATTGCGCAGTCCAAGCTGTGACAGGAGTAGGGCGAAGATGACGACAACATTCACCATGCCGGATTTTGCACTGGCCGCACCAGAGATATACATGCTCAGCATGGCCTGCGTGGTTCTTGTCGCTGACCTGTTTATCAGCGACAAGAATCGTGTAGTGACTTACATGCTGACCCAGCTGACCCTGCTCGGGGCCGTGTTGCTTACCATTATGGGTGCACCGGCCGAGACCCGCTTCACCTTTGGCGGCATGTATGTCAGTGATGACCTGTCTACAGTATTGAAGACGGTTATCTATATCGTTACGGGTTTTGTCTTCCTTTACTCACGTGATTACCTGCGCGACCGCGATATATTCAAGGGCGAGTACTACGTGCTTGGCCTGTTCGGCGTGTTGGGCATGATGGTGATGGTCTCGGCACACAGCTTCCTGACGGTATACCTTGGCCTGGAGTTACTCTCCCTGTCGTTGTATGCCATGGTCGCCTTCCGTCGTGATTCCTTGAGCGCTTCTGAGGCGGCGATGAAATATTTCATCCTTGGTGCCCTGGCCTCGGGTATGTTGCTCTATGGTATCTCGATGATATATGGCGCGACCGGTACACTGGATATTTCCAAGCTGAGTGCCGGGATAGCGGCGCGCGGCACTGACGACATCGTGCTGATCTTTGGCCTGGTCTTTATTGTCGTTGGCCTGGCCTTCAAACTCGGCGCGGTGCCGTTCCATATGTGGATCCCGGATGTTTACCAGGGCGCGCCGACCTCGGTGACGATGTATATCGGCAGTGCGCCGAAGATCGCCGGTTTCGCCCTGGTCATGCGTGTGCTGGCCGAAGGCCTGGGTGATCTGCATGGTGGCTGGCAGGACATGCTCGTCATCCTCGCCGTGCTGTCACTCGCGGTGGGTAATATTATTGCCCTGGCGCAGACCAATTTGAAGCGTATGCTGGCCTACTCGACCATTTCGCATGTCGGCTTCCTGTTGCTCGGTATCCTCTCGGGCACCAAGGCCGGTTATTCCGCCTCGCTGTTCTACATCATCACCTACGCGGCGACCGCAGCCGGTGGCTTTGCCATGGTGATCCTGCTCAGTCGTCGTGGTTTCGAGGCCGAGAACCTGGATGACCTGAAGGGCCTGAATGAACGCAGTCCCTGGCTGGCCCTGATGATGTTGTTGCTGATGTTCTCCATGGCCGGGGTACCGCCTACTGTCGGTTTTTATGCGAAGCTGATCGTGCTGAAGTCGGTGATCGATATCCAGATGGCCTGGCTGGCGATCGTGGCCGTGCTGTTCTCGGTAATAGGCGCCTTTTACTATCTGCGCGTGGTCAAACTCATGTACTTTGATGCCCCGGCAGAGAATGCCGAGGTTATCCACATGCGTGCCGACACAAATATCGCCTTCAGTGTCAATGCATTAGCCGTGCTCTATTTAGGCATACTCCCGGGTGGCCTGCTGGCACTTTGTACTGCAACCTTGTCCTGATCAGGTATAATCCATGCTATGTGGATAATTATACTTATTGTTATGGCTATTCTCGCGGCCAACCTGCCGTGGCTTAGCGAACGTCTGTTCCTGGTCAGGGACCCCGGTGAAGAAGGCAAGCGTCCCTGGATGCGTTTCCTGGAGTGGTTCATCCTCTACCTGATCATGGGGGGTATTGCGATTGCCCTGGAAATTCGTGCCACGGGTGGTACACACGCACAAGACTGGGAGTTTTATGCGGTGACTATTTGCCTGTTCCTGATCTTTGCCTTGCCCGGTTTTATCTACCGTCATGACTTGAAGCACTTGCTTGATCGTGCGCGCCGCTAGCGGTTGCAAATAAAGGAACCTCTGCGCTGATCCGGAGTCGTATAAAAGGATTAAACCGACGACTGAGGGAGAGCGCTATGCATGGACGTCAGATTACCCGCCTGTTTTCAAGCCTGTTATTATTCCCGGCCCTGATGGCCAGTGCAGAAACCCGTCCCTGTGAGGCCGAGAGTGGCCCCAATCGTGTGGCCTTGCTGGAACTCTATACCTCGGAAGGTTGTAGCAGCTGCCCACCAGCGGATGCCTGGCTGAGCCGCCTGGAGGGGCAGGGCATTACTATGGATAAACTCGTCCCCCTGTCGCTGCATGTCGACTACTGGAACTATATCGGCTGGCGCGACCCTTATTCCTCCGCGCAATATACCGCCCGTCAACGTGAGGTGGGTCAACGCAATCGGCTGCGCAGTATCTACACCCCGCAAATGGTCCTTAATGGCCGTGATTACCGGGGCTGGAGGGGGGGAGATATCCACCGCCAGGTGACCGCGGTCAACAATCAGCCTGCCGCGGCCACTATCCAGCTAAAGTGGTCCGAGTCTGGGGAGGGCGCACAATCTTCATTGTCTATCAAACTGCGGGCAGAACTTAATGCTGAACAGGCGATTGCCCAACCGGTGGTGCATATCGCCTTATTTGAAAATCACCTGGTCAGCCACGTCGATGCCGGTGAGAACGATGGTCGCAGCCTTAAACACGATTACGTCGTTCGTCGCCTGTTCAATTACCCCTTTGCCGACGGTCGACGTGTGTTTTCCCGGCAGTTCAG
Proteins encoded:
- a CDS encoding DUF1223 domain-containing protein; protein product: MHGRQITRLFSSLLLFPALMASAETRPCEAESGPNRVALLELYTSEGCSSCPPADAWLSRLEGQGITMDKLVPLSLHVDYWNYIGWRDPYSSAQYTARQREVGQRNRLRSIYTPQMVLNGRDYRGWRGGDIHRQVTAVNNQPAAATIQLKWSESGEGAQSSLSIKLRAELNAEQAIAQPVVHIALFENHLVSHVDAGENDGRSLKHDYVVRRLFNYPFADGRRVFSRQFSLPMNKDWDRDALGLAVFVQDSRRGEVLQAMAQAIDCK
- the nuoN gene encoding NADH-quinone oxidoreductase subunit NuoN; the protein is MTTTFTMPDFALAAPEIYMLSMACVVLVADLFISDKNRVVTYMLTQLTLLGAVLLTIMGAPAETRFTFGGMYVSDDLSTVLKTVIYIVTGFVFLYSRDYLRDRDIFKGEYYVLGLFGVLGMMVMVSAHSFLTVYLGLELLSLSLYAMVAFRRDSLSASEAAMKYFILGALASGMLLYGISMIYGATGTLDISKLSAGIAARGTDDIVLIFGLVFIVVGLAFKLGAVPFHMWIPDVYQGAPTSVTMYIGSAPKIAGFALVMRVLAEGLGDLHGGWQDMLVILAVLSLAVGNIIALAQTNLKRMLAYSTISHVGFLLLGILSGTKAGYSASLFYIITYAATAAGGFAMVILLSRRGFEAENLDDLKGLNERSPWLALMMLLLMFSMAGVPPTVGFYAKLIVLKSVIDIQMAWLAIVAVLFSVIGAFYYLRVVKLMYFDAPAENAEVIHMRADTNIAFSVNALAVLYLGILPGGLLALCTATLS
- a CDS encoding NADH-quinone oxidoreductase subunit M produces the protein MFTDLPLLSLVIWVPILGGLFVLAVGDKDPWGARPVALIVSLLTFLLSIPLYTGFDTTTASMQFVEQAPWIETFGIQYYLGVDGISMPLILLTTFIMILVVLAGWQVIQKRVAQYMAAFLIMEGLMNGVFAALDAILFYVFWEGMLIPMFLIIGIWGGARRVYATIKFFLYTFLGSVLMLVALIYMYYQTNSFDILAFHDLKLGMPEQVLIFLAFLTAFAVKVPMWPVHTWLPDAHVEAPTGGSVVLAAIMLKVGGYGFLRFSLPIAPDASHSLDWLIIGMSLIAVVYIGFVALVQRDMKKLIAYSSIAHMGFVTLGLFLSFSIFEATGSYSGAALGMEGAMIQMISHGFISGAMFLCVGVMYDRMHSREIADYGGVINTMPKFGAFMVLFAMANAGLPGTSGFVGEFMVILASFKASFWIAFLAGTTLILGAAYTLWMVKRVIFGKVANDKVAALTDINNREFLILGVLAIAVLLFGVWPNPLVEVMHVTIDNLLQHIAQSKL
- a CDS encoding DUF2818 family protein, whose protein sequence is MWIIILIVMAILAANLPWLSERLFLVRDPGEEGKRPWMRFLEWFILYLIMGGIAIALEIRATGGTHAQDWEFYAVTICLFLIFALPGFIYRHDLKHLLDRARR